CCTGTGGCCTCGGCGCAAGCCACCATATCCACAGCTGCCAAAGCCTCCATAGCCCCCAAAGCCCCCAAGGCCATAAGAGCCTCCATAGCCTCCCAGGCCTCCATAGCCCCCAAAGCCGGCACTACGTCCAAAGGTGCCACCCAAGCCAGATCCAACGGCGGGCACTCCTGCTGAGCCAACCACGGCgttctgcgggaaggagctgaggatgggccCGGGGAAGGTGACCACGGTGGCCGGGGGTTGGATCACCACGGTGGAGTCGGGGCACTGGCGCACGCAGGGCTCGTTGTAGCTGTCAGCCAGTGGGGCCGGGGCGGCCACCCCACAGGCAGGGACACACAGGCTGGAGCAGGACATCTTCCACACAAGCAAGGAGTCCTGCAAAGGGAACCCACAGTGAGGAAAGGGTCGGGGAGAGCTGTATGGATGGAGGCTGGGAGAGAGTCCTGAGAAGCCTCCGAGATCTGCAC
This Meleagris gallopavo isolate NT-WF06-2002-E0010 breed Aviagen turkey brand Nicholas breeding stock unplaced genomic scaffold, Turkey_5.1 ChrUn_random_7180001921794, whole genome shotgun sequence DNA region includes the following protein-coding sequences:
- the LOC100541083 gene encoding claw keratin, with product MSCSSLCVPACGVAAPAPLADSYNEPCVRQCPDSTVVIQPPATVVTFPGPILSSFPQNAVVGSAGVPAVGSGLGGTFGRSAGFGGYGGLGGYGGSYGLGGFGGYGGFGSCGYGGLRRG